Genomic segment of Nitrospira sp.:
CAATTGCCGAAGTGTCAAGTGGATCGGGTATGGAGCCATCGGTCATCGCGGTTCGGTTGAAAACGCGTCGGCCATCTCCTAGAATGCCGACCTATGTCAAAACTACAAAACGGCGAGCGCGTCCATCTGGTGGATAAGAAGGGGCGACAGTATGCCCTGACGTTAAAAGCCGGAGATATCTATCACTTCAGCGGCGAGACCATCGCGCATGATGAGCTGATCGGCAAGCCGGATGGGTCGATCGTGACCCTCTCGAAGGGCAAGCGATTTCTGGCCCTACGACCGACCTTCGGGGAGTATGTCCTGAAAATGCCCCGCGGGGCGCAGGTGTTGTATCCCAAGGATTTGTCGTTGATTCCCATGTGGGCGGATGTGTATCCCGGCGCGCGAGTGTTCGAAGCCGGAACCGGCTCCGGGGCGCTCACGATGGCCTTGTTACGCGCCGTGGGCCCGACCGGGCTGGTCGTGACCTATGAAGCCCGTGACGACTTTGCCCGCACCGCCCTGACGAATATCGAACGGTACATGGGGCCGGTGTCCACTCTGATGCCGATGAGAAAGAACGCCTATGAGGGCATCGACCTGCTCGAAGACGGCCGTCCGTTCGATCGCCTCGTGCTGGATTTGCCCGAACCCTGGCAGGTCGTCCCGCATGCGGCCAAGGTCTTGCGCTCCGGCGGCATTTATTTGAGTTTTGTGCCTACCATCCCGCAGGTGATGCAAACCGTTGATGCGCTGGAACGCACGTCGGTGTTCGGCAATATCGAAACCTTTGAGACCTTGCTGCGCACCTGGTCGATCCAGGGACGTAGTGTTCGTCCCGATCATCGGATGGTGGCGCATTCAGGGTTTTTGACGGTGGCGAGAAAGGTCGAAGAGGGCTGGTGGTCGCGTCCTCAACGCACAGGTGAGACGGAAGCAGGCGCCGAAGAGGCGCCGGACGACCATGAGAGGGAGGACGCAACGGCATGAATCGATTACAGGGAAAAGTCGCCATCATCACCGGGGGCAATGCAGGAATCGGCGAAGCCATCGCCAAGTTATTTGCCGATGAAGGGGCGCACGTCGTGGTGACGGGCCGCCGGAAAGAGGAGCTCGACCGGGTGGTGAAGGGCATCGGCGTGAATGGAGGGCGGGCCTTGGCCGTCGCCGGTTCCGTGACGGATGAGGCGCATGTGCAGGACGTGGTGGCGCAGACGACGCGGACATTCGGTAAAGTGCACATTCTGGTGAACAACGCCGGCATCGGCGATTTCGGGAAGCGCCTCCACGAGACGGACGACGCGACCTGGTCGAAAGTGTTGGATATTAACCTGACAGGCGTCTTCCGCATGACGCGCGCCGTGATTCCCGAGCTAATCAAGAGCGGCGGCGGGTCGATCGTGAATATTTCCACCGTGGCCAGCTTGATCGGGATTCGCGGGCTGTCGGCCTATGCCGCATCCAAGGGTGGATTGGATGCCTTGACCAGATCGGTGGCTGTTGACTACGGGCAAGACAATATCCGGTGCAATGCGGTGAACCCCGGGTTGGTCGACAC
This window contains:
- a CDS encoding SDR family oxidoreductase, which produces MNRLQGKVAIITGGNAGIGEAIAKLFADEGAHVVVTGRRKEELDRVVKGIGVNGGRALAVAGSVTDEAHVQDVVAQTTRTFGKVHILVNNAGIGDFGKRLHETDDATWSKVLDINLTGVFRMTRAVIPELIKSGGGSIVNISTVASLIGIRGLSAYAASKGGLDALTRSVAVDYGQDNIRCNAVNPGLVDTPMAAPLMANPASLEPIMAQYAIRRPGKPDEVAKMVLYLASDEATWVTGQTFPIDGGMTISKG
- a CDS encoding tRNA (adenine-N1)-methyltransferase, whose protein sequence is MSKLQNGERVHLVDKKGRQYALTLKAGDIYHFSGETIAHDELIGKPDGSIVTLSKGKRFLALRPTFGEYVLKMPRGAQVLYPKDLSLIPMWADVYPGARVFEAGTGSGALTMALLRAVGPTGLVVTYEARDDFARTALTNIERYMGPVSTLMPMRKNAYEGIDLLEDGRPFDRLVLDLPEPWQVVPHAAKVLRSGGIYLSFVPTIPQVMQTVDALERTSVFGNIETFETLLRTWSIQGRSVRPDHRMVAHSGFLTVARKVEEGWWSRPQRTGETEAGAEEAPDDHEREDATA